A single genomic interval of Myxococcales bacterium harbors:
- a CDS encoding amino acid ABC transporter permease: MRRMMLDSLRESTPSTAAAALRRVCFDINPDGACWAGVIAWFDNFIFGRYPRGEMWRINLGGVLLVVWMVPIWLPRVRDKIYVGFSTVFLYPFLGFYLFAGGEKGLFLQVMFSLAIVVLIGNTLNAYHGVRTGRSLPAVVIAGLGMKASSDKVRRNTLLAIFAAAFAVVFWMQMDWGLVSVEWTLWGGLFLTFVISGIGIAFALPGGIVLAMGRRSQLPVIRILCTGFIEVFRSVPLITILFMATTMFPLFLPEGFNLNKLVQVIVAVCLFNACYMAEVVRAGLQAIPKGQYEAAMAMGLGYWKMMGLIVMPQALKFMIPNIVGNFIGLLKDTTLVSIIGLFDILNMLKAASQDVPWRGLHKEPLAVGAAIFFVICFAMSKYSRHLEETLGGGTDR, translated from the coding sequence ATGAGGCGGATGATGTTGGATTCACTGCGTGAGTCCACTCCCTCCACTGCTGCGGCGGCGCTTCGGCGCGTCTGCTTCGACATCAACCCGGATGGCGCGTGTTGGGCGGGTGTCATCGCCTGGTTCGACAATTTCATCTTTGGCCGCTATCCCAGGGGTGAGATGTGGCGTATCAATCTCGGCGGCGTCTTGCTCGTCGTTTGGATGGTGCCGATCTGGCTGCCCAGGGTGAGGGACAAGATATACGTCGGTTTCAGCACCGTGTTCCTGTATCCCTTCCTCGGCTTCTATCTCTTCGCCGGCGGCGAGAAGGGGCTGTTCCTTCAAGTCATGTTTTCGCTCGCGATCGTCGTCCTGATCGGCAACACCCTCAACGCCTACCACGGGGTCCGCACGGGGCGTTCGCTGCCCGCGGTCGTGATCGCCGGCCTCGGCATGAAGGCGTCGTCGGACAAGGTGCGGCGCAACACCTTGCTGGCCATCTTCGCCGCTGCCTTCGCGGTAGTGTTTTGGATGCAGATGGACTGGGGCCTCGTATCCGTCGAATGGACCTTATGGGGCGGGCTGTTCCTGACCTTCGTGATTTCCGGCATCGGCATCGCCTTCGCCCTGCCTGGCGGCATCGTTCTCGCGATGGGCCGTCGATCGCAGCTGCCCGTCATCCGGATACTCTGTACCGGATTCATCGAAGTCTTCCGGTCGGTGCCGTTGATCACCATCCTGTTCATGGCGACGACCATGTTCCCGCTGTTCCTGCCCGAGGGGTTCAACTTGAACAAGCTGGTGCAGGTGATCGTGGCGGTGTGCCTGTTCAACGCCTGCTACATGGCCGAAGTGGTGCGCGCCGGCCTGCAGGCGATTCCCAAGGGCCAATACGAAGCGGCCATGGCGATGGGTCTCGGTTATTGGAAGATGATGGGCCTGATCGTCATGCCGCAGGCGCTGAAGTTCATGATCCCGAACATCGTCGGCAACTTCATCGGCCTGTTGAAGGACACCACGCTGGTCTCGATCATCGGGTTGTTCGATATCCTGAACATGCTCAAGGCGGCCAGTCAGGACGTGCCTTGGCGCGGCTTGCACAAGGAGCCGCTGGCAGTCGGTGCTGCCATCTTCTTCGTCATTTGCTTCGCCATGTCGAAGTACAGCCGCCATCTCGAAGAAACCCTCGGCGGCGGAACGGAT